The genomic stretch GCTATTTCATTATCTCCATTGGCTGTATTTCATCGCATGCCTTCTAGAAGAGTAAGACTGGCTGTAATCGGTACCAACGGGCGCGGGCTTGCACATATCAGTGCATTATCCCATATTCCGGATGTAGAAATAGCCTATATCTGCGATGTGGAAGAACATGCACTTGCCGAAGGTGTGAACCTTGCCGAAAAGCGTACAGGTAAACGTCCTCAGGCGATTAAAGATTTTCGTACCATTCTGGATGATAAGGAACTGGATGCTATCACCATCGCCACACCCGATCACTGGCACGCACTGGCCACCATACTGGCCTGCCAAGCCGGCAAACATGTGTACGTGGAAAAACCATGCGGACATAACCCTGCCGAAGGAGAACTGATGGCGCAGGCCGCAAGAAAATACAACCGCCTTGTGCAAATGGGCAACCAGCGCCGCTCCTGGCCCAATATCATGGAAGCCGTGCAACTCGTGCATGAAGGCATCATCGGAAAAGTGTATTTCGGTGATGCCTGGTATGCGAATAATCGTACTTCCATAGGATTCGGAAAAAAAGCTGCCATACCTTCTTCACTCGACTGGGAATTATGGCAGGGGCCTGCACCACGTGAAGATTATCGTGATAACGTGGTGCCCTATAACTGGCACTGGTTCTGGAACTGGGGCACAGGAGAAATCTGCAACAACGGAACCCATGAAATTGACTGCATGCGCTGGATGTTGCAGGTCAGCTATCCTACCAAAGTCACTTCAGCCGGTGGCAGGTATGCCTATCATGACGACTGGCAGTGTACCGACACGCAAACAGCCAGCTTTGAATTTCCAGAAGGAAAGGCTATGAGCTGGACAGGCCGAAGCTGCAATCCATATGAGATAGAAGGCGGAGGAAGAGGATTCAGAATTTATGGTGAACTCGGCACACTTGTAAACAACGGTGGAGATCATTATCGCATTTATGATAAAAACAACAAACTGATTCGGGAAAGTACTCCCAAATTGGAGCATGCAAATACAGATGTGATTAATCCCATGGGGCCCGGAGAAGCACTGGATGCTGTACATTTTCAAAATTTCATAGATGCCATCAGGGATGGTGTGCCTTTGCATGCACCTATTGAAGATGCACATATCAGCGTATTGCTTTGTCATCTGGGAAATATTGCCCAGCGCACACAATCCACCTTGATCTGTGATCCATCGAGGCAAGGGCGCATTCAAAATAATGAAAAGGCTATGGCCTTATGGTCAAGATCCTATCAACCCGGCTGGGAACCCAAAGTATAAGTCTATATTTTTTCATGTGTAAAACCTGATGATGTATGAGAAAATTTTTATTCAGCATTTTATTACTGGTATGGATGCAGGATGGTATATCTCAATCTGTTGCATCAACTCATAACCGCATGGCATTGTTTAATGGTAAAAACCTGGCAGGCTGGCATCAGCTGGGTGGGCAGGCTAAATATGAAGTGGTTGATGGTATGATTGTGGGAACAGCTGTACCTCACTCTGCTAACTCATTTCTGGTAACCGATCAGTTGTATGATGATTTTATTCTCGATTTAGATGTAAAAGTAGATACCGGATTGAATTCAGGTATTCAGATCAGAAGTGAAAGCAATCCGGATTACCAGAATGGTCGCGTGCATGGTTATCAGGCAGAAGTGGATCCTTCACCCAGGGCATGGAGCGGAGGTATTTATGATGAAGGTAGAAGAGGATGGTTATATCCTTTGGATTTGAATCCAGACGGCAAAAAGGCTTTTAAAAACGGACAATGGAATCATTATCATATTGAATGTATTGGCAACAACATCCGTGTATGGGTAAATAATATTCCCACGGCCAACCTGGTGGATGATATGACCCACAAGGGTTTTATTGGCCTGCAGGTGCATGCGGTGGATGAAAAACATGCCGGAGAAAAAGTATATTTCAAAAACATTTACATACAAACACAAAACCTGCATCCGAGGCCCTATGATCATATCTTTGTCGTGAATCTGATTCCGAACAATTTATCCCCGCAGGAAATACAAAATGGCGTTAAGCTGTTATGGGATGGAAAAACTACACATGGTTGGCGGGGCATCCACATGCAGCATTTTCCTGATCATGGCTGGATCATACAAAATGGCGTATTAACCGTTTTGCCATCCAACGGACAGGAAGAAGGTGGGGGCGGTGATATCATCACTGAACGGGAATATGGTGCCTTCGATCTGCAATTTCAGTTTAAACTTACTCCGGGAGCCAACAGCGGTGTGAAATATTTTGTGAAAGAATTCTATGATACCCATGGTAAATCGGGCATTGGATTGGAATATCAGCTCCTGGATGATGAACGTCATCCTGATGCAAAACTGGGAGTAAATGGTAACCGGACTTTATCTTCGTTGTACGATCTTATTCCCAGAAGAAATATTCCGGCTGCATTTAAACCCATTGGTGAATGGAACTGGGGACGAATTGTGGTATATCCAGATGGACGTGTGCAACATTGGCTGAACGGATATCTGATGCTGGAATACCATCGGGGTGATGATGCATTCAAACAACTGGTGTTCATGAGCAAATACAAAAACTGGCAGAACTTCGGATTATGGCCTGAAGGACATATTCTGCTGCAGGATCATGGCAATGAAGTATCATTCAGAAGTATCAAGATTCAGGTTTTGAAATAATTTATGATCAATAAATGGCTGATTATGCATAAAGGTTATTCCAGGCGTTCATTTGTAAAATCAGGTGCACAAATCATTGCGGGTGCCTATCTTGGCAGTATTTTACCACTTGATCTGCTGGCTGAAAAAAAACGAAAAATCAATCCATCTGATCAGTTTCGCATTGCAGCTATTGGTATCAATGGCATGGGCTGGGCCGATCTGCAATCCATGCTCAAACATCCAAATGTACAGGTGGTAGCATTATGTGATGTGGATGAAAACGTGCTAAATCGTCGCAAAGCCGAATTGCAAAAAGCAAACATAGCTGCAGATACTTATGTGGATTATGAACGGGTGCTTGATCGCAAAGATGTGGATGCAGTCATCATAGGCACTCCTGATCACTGGCATTGCAGGATCATGGTTGATGCCTGCTCTGCTGGCAAGCACGTATATTGCGAAAAGCCCGTGGCTCGTACCATCGCGGAATGCAGGGCAATGCTTGCTGCTCAGCAACGGTATCAGCGGGTTGTGCAGGTGGGTCAATGGTAACGCAGCATGCAGCATTTTCAGGATGCAGTGAATTATGTCCAATCAGGCAAGCTGGGTAAAATCAGACTCGTAAAAGCCTGGAACTATGGCGGGTCTCCTGTGCCTGTGCAACCCGATACATCCGTGCCCGCCGGTGTGCATTATGAAAAATGGCTGGGACCCGCACCAGAACGGCCCTTTAACCCCAATCGTTTTCATTACAATTTTCGTTGGTTTTATGATTATGCAGGTGGATTGATGACTGACTGGGGCGTGCATCTGATTGACTACGCCTTGCTGGCTATGCAAGCCGGTTATCCCAAACGAATTACAGCAGCTGGCGGTAAATACGGTTTTCCTGATGATGCTGAAGAATGGCCGGATACCCTCACGGCATTGTTTGATTTTGATGATTTTGCTATACAATGGGAACATGCACGGGGTATAGGTCTGGGGCCTTTTGAACGCAGCCATGGCATTGCCTATGTAGGCGAAAACGGTACCCTGGTGCTCGATCGCGGGGGTTGGGAAGTGATTCCGGAAAAAGCAAATAATCAGGATAAAATTGAACCTGTAGCCCGGCAAAAAGCAACAGATAACGGTCTGGATAAACATACCTACAATTTTGCAGAAGCAGCAATTGCCAATCGTCCGGATTTGGCACATGCTCCTATTACAGCCGGAACACATGTGGCTGAAGTATGCCATATGGGAAACATTGCCTGGCTTTGTGGTGAAGTACTGCATTGGGATGCAGCCCATCAGCAGTTCACAACATCCAAAGCGAATGCATGGATTACACCGGAATATCATCATCAGATTGCTTTTCCTAAAGTATGAGCCTGCCTGCAGATAGGTGAGGGCTCATCCAACCATATGTTTTATCAACTTTTGCAGATGCAGCCATACACATGTAAATCCCATGATGAATTGTTATGATTATGTTCCGTTCCGTTCATTCATACAACGTATGCGTAGGGCTGCAATAGCATGGATGAGCGGATGGATATTTTGCACGTGGATATATTTCAATGCAAAAGCTCAGCATAACGGATGGACGCCATTGGAACAGACTTATACGCTTACGGATGTACAACATTCCATTCAACCATTATCCCATTGGCATCCCTATCCCAACCTGGCTGATACCACAGGATTATACCGTATTCCATTCTCTGTGCAACAAGCTTACATCCACGCTGCAGAAAAATTGTTGCCGGTATCCTGGAATCCATTACCAGCCACGTTGTTCATGGAATTCAGTGAAAATGGAAACCGTTCGCATTATGAAGCTGTTTCCTTCCAACGTCGTGAACAACTGGCCACGCTGGTGCTGGCTGAATTATTCGAACGAAAGGGTCGTTTCATAAACGATATCATCAACGGTATCTGGGCGATTTGTGAGGAATCGTTCTGGGGTGTGTCGGCACACATGTATTTGCAGGGCAACCCGCATGAGCTGCCCGATGTAGCACATCCGGTAATAGATTTATTTGCTGCAGAAACAGCTCAGGAATTGGCGTGGACTTATTATCTGCTGAAACCTGCACTCGATCGGGTAAGTCCGC from Thermoflavifilum aggregans encodes the following:
- a CDS encoding Gfo/Idh/MocA family protein, producing the protein MHRRTFIQQSALSAMAISLSPLAVFHRMPSRRVRLAVIGTNGRGLAHISALSHIPDVEIAYICDVEEHALAEGVNLAEKRTGKRPQAIKDFRTILDDKELDAITIATPDHWHALATILACQAGKHVYVEKPCGHNPAEGELMAQAARKYNRLVQMGNQRRSWPNIMEAVQLVHEGIIGKVYFGDAWYANNRTSIGFGKKAAIPSSLDWELWQGPAPREDYRDNVVPYNWHWFWNWGTGEICNNGTHEIDCMRWMLQVSYPTKVTSAGGRYAYHDDWQCTDTQTASFEFPEGKAMSWTGRSCNPYEIEGGGRGFRIYGELGTLVNNGGDHYRIYDKNNKLIRESTPKLEHANTDVINPMGPGEALDAVHFQNFIDAIRDGVPLHAPIEDAHISVLLCHLGNIAQRTQSTLICDPSRQGRIQNNEKAMALWSRSYQPGWEPKV
- a CDS encoding 3-keto-disaccharide hydrolase — translated: MRKFLFSILLLVWMQDGISQSVASTHNRMALFNGKNLAGWHQLGGQAKYEVVDGMIVGTAVPHSANSFLVTDQLYDDFILDLDVKVDTGLNSGIQIRSESNPDYQNGRVHGYQAEVDPSPRAWSGGIYDEGRRGWLYPLDLNPDGKKAFKNGQWNHYHIECIGNNIRVWVNNIPTANLVDDMTHKGFIGLQVHAVDEKHAGEKVYFKNIYIQTQNLHPRPYDHIFVVNLIPNNLSPQEIQNGVKLLWDGKTTHGWRGIHMQHFPDHGWIIQNGVLTVLPSNGQEEGGGGDIITEREYGAFDLQFQFKLTPGANSGVKYFVKEFYDTHGKSGIGLEYQLLDDERHPDAKLGVNGNRTLSSLYDLIPRRNIPAAFKPIGEWNWGRIVVYPDGRVQHWLNGYLMLEYHRGDDAFKQLVFMSKYKNWQNFGLWPEGHILLQDHGNEVSFRSIKIQVLK
- a CDS encoding Gfo/Idh/MocA family protein gives rise to the protein MHKGYSRRSFVKSGAQIIAGAYLGSILPLDLLAEKKRKINPSDQFRIAAIGINGMGWADLQSMLKHPNVQVVALCDVDENVLNRRKAELQKANIAADTYVDYERVLDRKDVDAVIIGTPDHWHCRIMVDACSAGKHVYCEKPVARTIAECRAMLAAQQRYQRVVQVGQW
- a CDS encoding Gfo/Idh/MocA family protein yields the protein MQHFQDAVNYVQSGKLGKIRLVKAWNYGGSPVPVQPDTSVPAGVHYEKWLGPAPERPFNPNRFHYNFRWFYDYAGGLMTDWGVHLIDYALLAMQAGYPKRITAAGGKYGFPDDAEEWPDTLTALFDFDDFAIQWEHARGIGLGPFERSHGIAYVGENGTLVLDRGGWEVIPEKANNQDKIEPVARQKATDNGLDKHTYNFAEAAIANRPDLAHAPITAGTHVAEVCHMGNIAWLCGEVLHWDAAHQQFTTSKANAWITPEYHHQIAFPKV